A region of Gemmatimonadota bacterium DNA encodes the following proteins:
- the rpsJ gene encoding 30S ribosomal protein S10 — protein sequence MAAGGKIRIRLKAFDHAVIDQTASDIVRTAEKTGATVRGPIPLPTRIQRWTVLRSPHIDKKSRDQFELKTHKRVIDIMDSRPQTVDALTKLDLPAGVDVEIKVD from the coding sequence ATGGCTGCAGGCGGGAAGATCCGGATCAGGCTGAAGGCGTTCGATCACGCGGTGATCGACCAGACGGCGTCCGACATCGTGCGTACGGCAGAAAAGACCGGCGCCACGGTGCGCGGGCCCATCCCGCTACCGACCCGAATCCAGAGGTGGACGGTGCTGCGGTCGCCGCACATCGACAAGAAGAGCCGGGACCAGTTCGAGCTCAAGACGCACAAGCGCGTGATCGACATAATGGACTCGCGCCCGCAGACGGTGGACGCGCTCACGAAGCTGGATCTGCCCGCTGGGGTCGATGTCGAGATCAAGGTCGATTAG
- a CDS encoding elongation factor Tu, with the protein ITPIAMESELRFAIREGGRTVGAGVVTEIIE; encoded by the coding sequence GATCACGCCCATCGCCATGGAGTCCGAGCTGCGCTTCGCCATCCGTGAGGGCGGCCGCACCGTCGGCGCCGGCGTCGTTACCGAAATCATCGAGTAG